A window of the Streptomyces sp. NBC_00250 genome harbors these coding sequences:
- a CDS encoding N-acetylmuramoyl-L-alanine amidase yields the protein MLRSASLRRTAPRRPLKTAGALASAALLLPLLSAAPPAGAEVPEPGSLQGQFARAAERHGVPESVLLAVSYLQSRWDAHGGAPSVTGGYGPMHLTDAVTALAEAPPHHSEGTEDARGDSSRAVRSGAETPTPVPPAGALPARLRTLERASALSGIPAEELRTRTAANIEGGAALLAAAQRESGLTASADPADWYGAVARYSGADDSATASTYANDVFDVIRSGESRTTDSGQVVTLPAAPAVEPVTEQVAGLGLRPPAAGPVECPRSVACEWIPAPYEEFGDGDYGNHDKANRPAAQSIDYIVIHDTEADWKTTLDLVQDPTYVSWQYSLRSSDGHIAQHVPLKDVAWHAGNWFVNAKSVGLEHEGFLTSPDSWYTEAMYRTSARLVRHLAARFDIPLDRQHILGHDNVPGTVTSTIKGMHTDPGPYWDWAHYFRLLGRPITPSAGPGAAVVTIRPDYSAHQPVYTGCVTAGEACAPHGSGAVRLHTGPSADAPLVKDIGLRPGGQDSTTGVNDTGARASTGQSYAVAERRGDWTAIWYLGQKAWFHNPGKEPTAVNARGLVLTPREGLASVPVYGRAYPEASAYPAGVPVQAVSPLPYQLLAGQRYVVGDRTPGEYFFAPVFDSSGHQVVRGQEEYYQIQFGHRVAFVKAADVRVSRS from the coding sequence TTGCTCCGTTCCGCGTCCCTCAGACGTACGGCTCCACGCCGTCCGCTCAAGACCGCCGGCGCCCTCGCGTCCGCCGCCCTGCTGCTCCCCCTGTTGTCCGCCGCTCCCCCGGCCGGCGCCGAGGTGCCCGAACCGGGCTCCCTGCAGGGGCAGTTCGCGCGGGCGGCCGAACGCCACGGCGTACCCGAGAGCGTGCTGCTCGCCGTCTCGTACCTCCAGTCGCGGTGGGACGCCCACGGTGGTGCGCCGAGCGTGACCGGCGGCTACGGGCCGATGCATCTGACGGACGCGGTGACGGCGCTGGCCGAGGCGCCTCCGCACCACTCGGAGGGTACGGAGGACGCCCGGGGCGACTCCTCGCGCGCCGTGCGCTCCGGCGCGGAGACCCCGACACCGGTGCCGCCCGCGGGGGCGCTGCCCGCACGGCTGCGGACCCTGGAGCGGGCGTCCGCGCTGTCGGGGATTCCGGCCGAGGAGCTGCGTACCCGTACGGCCGCGAACATCGAGGGCGGCGCGGCGCTGCTCGCCGCCGCGCAGCGCGAGTCCGGCCTGACGGCGAGCGCGGACCCGGCGGACTGGTACGGGGCCGTGGCGCGCTACTCCGGCGCGGACGACTCCGCCACGGCCTCGACGTACGCCAACGACGTCTTCGACGTGATCCGGAGCGGCGAGTCTCGGACGACGGACAGCGGGCAGGTGGTCACCCTTCCGGCCGCCCCGGCGGTCGAGCCGGTCACGGAGCAGGTCGCCGGCCTCGGGCTGCGCCCGCCCGCCGCCGGTCCCGTGGAGTGTCCGCGCTCGGTGGCCTGCGAGTGGATCCCGGCGCCGTACGAGGAGTTCGGCGACGGCGACTACGGCAACCACGACAAGGCGAACCGGCCGGCCGCGCAGTCGATCGACTACATCGTGATCCATGACACCGAGGCCGACTGGAAGACCACCCTGGACCTCGTGCAGGACCCGACGTACGTGTCGTGGCAGTACTCGCTGCGCTCCTCCGACGGACACATCGCCCAGCACGTGCCGCTCAAGGACGTCGCCTGGCACGCGGGCAACTGGTTCGTGAACGCCAAGTCCGTGGGCCTTGAGCACGAGGGCTTCCTCACTTCACCGGACTCCTGGTACACGGAGGCGATGTACCGCACGTCGGCACGGCTCGTACGTCATCTCGCCGCCCGGTTCGACATCCCGCTCGACCGCCAGCACATCCTGGGCCACGACAACGTGCCGGGCACGGTCACGTCCACGATCAAGGGCATGCACACGGACCCGGGGCCGTACTGGGACTGGGCGCACTACTTCCGGCTGCTCGGCCGTCCGATCACGCCGAGCGCCGGGCCCGGCGCCGCGGTGGTGACGATCCGCCCGGACTACAGCGCCCATCAGCCGGTCTACACGGGCTGTGTCACGGCGGGCGAGGCGTGTGCGCCGCACGGCAGCGGGGCGGTGCGCCTGCACACCGGGCCGAGCGCCGACGCGCCCCTGGTGAAGGACATCGGTCTGCGGCCGGGTGGGCAGGACTCGACCACCGGGGTCAACGACACCGGGGCGCGTGCCTCGACGGGGCAGAGCTACGCGGTGGCGGAGCGCCGGGGCGACTGGACGGCGATCTGGTACCTCGGACAGAAGGCGTGGTTCCACAATCCGGGGAAGGAGCCGACCGCGGTGAACGCGCGGGGTCTCGTCCTGACTCCCCGGGAGGGCCTGGCGTCGGTGCCGGTGTACGGGCGGGCGTACCCGGAGGCCTCGGCGTATCCGGCGGGTGTGCCGGTGCAGGCGGTGTCGCCGCTGCCGTACCAGCTGCTCGCGGGGCAGCGGTACGTGGTGGGCGACCGGACCCCGGGCGAGTACTTCTTCGCGCCGGTGTTCGACAGCAGTGGCCACCAGGTCGTCCGAGGGCAGGAGGAGTACTACCAGATCCAGTTCGGCCATCGCGTGGCCTTTGTGAAGGCCGCTGACGTGCGGGTTTCCCGGTCCTGA
- a CDS encoding aminoglycoside phosphotransferase family protein: MYTASSSVSAPPRPQHRIVQAGAGPYLAPAPQAVRPRRWTGGTGTQPISGRIDLSGPQGAQLKMAIASVHRICPEFNPVQVLRRSGRSVLIVGTTGRTTAVAKCLLDHSPAWVERFRHEIASYRSFVRHRPPVRAPRLIAADPENCTLVIERMPGRAAALSRHPVEAPPRADVRAALGAIARLNAWRPPAGTFDAPLDYGTRITRYHELGLFTDRDRDDLQKLLHGLAHAGGRQGMGQFCHGDALLSNILLSPAGPVLVDWEHAGWYLPGYDLATLWAVLADAPLARRQISQLAQQAGPASRDAFLVNLMIVLTREIRTYETAVQRTMKEAPPAGSVPVPTGALAPGEEQRLLLRRLHDDCAMARRAVRAAVGTR; this comes from the coding sequence ATGTACACAGCATCGTCCTCCGTGTCCGCCCCGCCCCGGCCGCAGCACCGCATCGTCCAGGCCGGCGCCGGACCCTACCTCGCTCCCGCCCCGCAGGCCGTCCGGCCGCGGCGCTGGACCGGCGGCACGGGTACCCAGCCGATCAGCGGGAGAATCGATCTGTCCGGCCCCCAGGGGGCTCAGTTGAAGATGGCGATCGCCTCCGTCCACCGCATCTGCCCGGAGTTCAACCCGGTACAGGTGCTGCGACGCAGCGGTCGTTCCGTACTGATCGTCGGAACGACCGGGCGGACCACGGCGGTCGCGAAGTGTTTACTGGACCACTCCCCCGCGTGGGTCGAGCGGTTCCGGCACGAGATAGCTTCCTACCGCTCCTTCGTCCGCCACCGTCCGCCGGTGCGGGCGCCGCGGCTGATCGCGGCGGACCCGGAGAACTGCACGCTGGTGATCGAGCGGATGCCCGGACGGGCGGCGGCGCTCTCGCGCCACCCCGTCGAGGCTCCGCCCCGGGCCGACGTGCGGGCCGCGCTCGGCGCGATCGCCCGGCTCAACGCCTGGCGGCCGCCGGCCGGGACCTTCGACGCGCCGCTGGACTACGGCACCCGGATCACGCGCTACCACGAGCTCGGCCTCTTCACGGACCGGGACCGGGACGACCTGCAGAAGCTGCTGCACGGTCTGGCACACGCGGGTGGCCGCCAGGGCATGGGCCAGTTCTGCCACGGTGACGCCCTGCTCTCCAACATCCTCCTCTCCCCCGCCGGACCGGTCCTCGTCGACTGGGAGCACGCCGGCTGGTACCTGCCCGGCTACGACCTGGCGACCCTCTGGGCGGTGCTCGCCGACGCGCCGCTGGCCCGGCGCCAGATCAGTCAGCTCGCCCAGCAGGCGGGCCCGGCCTCCCGGGACGCCTTCCTGGTGAACCTGATGATCGTGCTGACGCGGGAGATCCGCACCTACGAGACGGCGGTGCAGCGCACCATGAAGGAGGCTCCGCCCGCCGGTTCCGTACCGGTGCCCACGGGCGCGCTCGCGCCCGGAGAGGAACAGCGGCTGCTCCTGAGGCGGCTGCACGACGACTGCGCCATGGCACGGCGGGCCGTGCGCGCGGCGGTCGGGACGCGCTGA
- a CDS encoding DNA-binding protein NsdB — MTGQTNTRLADLFGLAGWSKGELARLVNRQAAAMGHPQLATDTSRVRRWIDRGETPRDPVPRVLAALFTERLGRVVTIEDLGFVRHGRSGKRQDVRKTENPDGLPWAPDRTAAVLTEFTGMDLMLNRRGLVGAGAALAAGSVLSNAMHDWLQTDPARQGAPQRATDPLHADPAGFDRYEAAPIGSEEIEALEHSVEVFRAWDASRGGGLQRKAVVGQLNEVGGMLAYRHADHLQRRLWGVAANLAVLAGWMSHDVGLEPTAQKYFVIAAHAAREGGDRPRAGEALSRAARQMVHLGRPDDALDLMKLAKDGSGERVLPRTRAMFHTIEAWAQASMGRGQAMRRTLGEAEDLFVSDRRDEKNPSWMQNFDEADMHGMQALAYRTLADHDPAAAVPAQRHAKLALELRRGGHDRSKLFDHISLASACFIADDPEQADRYARLALMSMGETSSHRTWDRLREMYRLTGQYAGYARIEHLREEIELALPRSPVNRPRTGQA, encoded by the coding sequence GTGACCGGACAAACCAACACCCGCCTGGCAGACCTGTTCGGCCTGGCCGGCTGGTCCAAGGGCGAACTCGCGAGACTCGTCAACCGGCAGGCGGCGGCCATGGGCCACCCCCAGCTGGCGACCGACACCTCGCGGGTGCGGCGGTGGATCGACCGGGGCGAAACCCCGCGCGATCCCGTCCCCCGGGTGCTGGCAGCACTGTTCACCGAGCGACTCGGCCGTGTCGTGACCATCGAGGACCTCGGGTTCGTACGACACGGGCGCAGCGGAAAGCGGCAGGACGTCAGGAAGACGGAGAACCCTGACGGGCTGCCCTGGGCACCCGATCGTACGGCGGCGGTCCTCACCGAATTCACGGGAATGGACCTCATGCTCAACCGACGCGGCCTGGTGGGCGCGGGTGCCGCGCTTGCCGCCGGCTCCGTACTCAGCAATGCCATGCACGACTGGCTGCAGACCGACCCCGCTCGCCAGGGAGCCCCCCAACGGGCCACCGATCCCCTCCACGCCGACCCCGCTGGGTTCGACCGCTACGAGGCCGCCCCCATCGGGTCGGAGGAGATCGAGGCTCTGGAGCACTCGGTGGAGGTGTTCCGTGCCTGGGACGCCTCCCGGGGTGGCGGTCTCCAGCGCAAGGCCGTGGTGGGCCAGCTCAACGAGGTGGGCGGCATGCTCGCCTACCGCCACGCCGACCACCTCCAGCGGCGCCTCTGGGGCGTCGCCGCCAACCTGGCCGTCCTGGCCGGCTGGATGTCCCACGACGTGGGCCTCGAACCCACCGCACAGAAGTACTTCGTGATCGCCGCCCACGCGGCCCGCGAGGGCGGCGACCGGCCCCGGGCCGGTGAGGCGCTGTCCCGTGCCGCCCGCCAGATGGTGCACCTGGGCAGGCCGGACGACGCCCTCGACCTGATGAAGCTCGCCAAGGACGGCTCGGGCGAACGCGTCCTGCCCCGGACACGGGCCATGTTCCACACGATCGAGGCCTGGGCGCAGGCCTCGATGGGCCGGGGACAGGCCATGCGCCGCACCCTCGGCGAGGCCGAGGACCTGTTCGTGTCCGACCGGCGCGACGAGAAGAACCCCAGTTGGATGCAGAACTTCGACGAGGCCGACATGCACGGCATGCAGGCCCTCGCCTACCGCACCCTCGCCGATCACGATCCGGCCGCCGCGGTCCCGGCCCAGCGTCACGCCAAGCTGGCGCTGGAACTGCGGCGCGGAGGCCACGACCGCTCGAAGCTCTTCGATCACATCTCGCTCGCCTCGGCCTGCTTCATCGCCGACGACCCGGAGCAGGCCGACCGGTACGCCCGGCTCGCCCTGATGTCGATGGGGGAGACCTCGTCCCACCGCACCTGGGACCGGCTCCGGGAGATGTATCGGCTGACCGGGCAGTACGCCGGCTACGCGAGGATCGAGCACCTGCGCGAGGAGATCGAACTGGCCCTGCCGAGGTCGCCGGTCAACCGACCGAGGACGGGGCAGGCCTGA
- a CDS encoding PP2C family protein-serine/threonine phosphatase yields MPSPLFADRPAQQPEPGAVDALISQTRRLRGELVAVRREAVVNDDDPQQRWQRALCDLAVHQLDDLRAHLGQLRAGVPEEVAAEPTAEAVPDTALSTDPGTAYGEAAPPRTGSLLSRVGSAEWNLLTDEVSWSEELFQIFGRTRESGPMSLDEMPTMVFAEDQPVLQGMVTDCLIDGKPIDGEFRIVRTDGCVRTVHMTGEPVLDADGCTASMWAVLRDVSELRRSQRAVRESRDSLERSRHIEQTERRVAVELQEAVLPPWRGSLRFAHDGPAPLDVAAHYLPAASTGLIGGDWYDALALPDGDALLTVGDLTGHGVAATSSMAMLLGALRGMAVAGIRPAALMGHLNQLLETSVQPALGSAMCCRYDPVAQTLTWAQAGHPAPLLFRDGTGHVLRRPEGVLLGATTGAVYGEAETRLLPGDLLVLHTDGLNRGSGPDDDAGTRRLLALGRRLIGARDAQEGVRAVVEEFGEEQREDDACVMVVRVGR; encoded by the coding sequence ATGCCGTCCCCACTGTTCGCGGATCGCCCCGCCCAGCAGCCGGAGCCGGGCGCGGTGGACGCGCTGATCTCACAGACCCGCCGCCTGCGCGGCGAGCTCGTCGCCGTGCGCCGGGAAGCCGTGGTGAACGACGACGATCCCCAGCAGCGCTGGCAGCGTGCCCTCTGTGACCTGGCGGTTCACCAACTCGACGACCTCCGGGCCCACTTGGGTCAGCTCCGAGCGGGCGTCCCGGAGGAGGTCGCCGCCGAGCCGACCGCCGAGGCGGTCCCCGACACGGCACTCTCCACGGACCCCGGCACCGCGTACGGCGAGGCCGCCCCGCCGCGCACCGGCTCACTGCTCTCCCGCGTGGGCAGCGCCGAGTGGAACCTGCTCACCGACGAGGTCAGCTGGTCCGAAGAGCTGTTCCAGATCTTCGGACGTACGCGCGAGAGCGGTCCGATGTCGCTGGACGAGATGCCCACGATGGTCTTCGCCGAGGACCAGCCCGTCCTCCAGGGCATGGTGACGGACTGCCTGATCGACGGGAAGCCGATCGACGGCGAGTTCCGGATCGTGCGGACCGACGGCTGCGTGCGCACGGTGCACATGACGGGCGAGCCCGTCCTCGACGCCGACGGATGCACCGCCTCCATGTGGGCCGTGCTCCGTGACGTCAGCGAACTGCGGCGCAGCCAGCGGGCGGTCCGGGAGAGCCGGGACAGCCTGGAGCGCAGCCGCCACATCGAGCAGACCGAGCGGCGGGTCGCCGTCGAGCTCCAGGAAGCGGTGCTCCCGCCGTGGCGCGGCTCGCTCCGCTTCGCCCACGACGGCCCCGCCCCGCTCGACGTGGCCGCCCACTACCTCCCTGCCGCCAGCACGGGTCTCATCGGTGGCGACTGGTACGACGCTCTGGCCCTGCCCGACGGGGACGCGCTGCTCACCGTGGGTGATCTGACGGGCCACGGCGTCGCCGCGACCTCCTCGATGGCCATGCTCCTCGGCGCACTGCGCGGCATGGCGGTGGCCGGGATCCGACCCGCCGCCCTGATGGGTCACCTCAACCAGCTCCTGGAGACCTCCGTACAGCCCGCTCTCGGCAGCGCGATGTGCTGCCGCTACGACCCGGTCGCCCAGACGCTGACCTGGGCGCAGGCCGGGCACCCCGCCCCGCTGCTGTTCCGCGACGGGACGGGGCACGTCCTCCGGCGCCCCGAGGGTGTTCTCCTCGGGGCCACGACCGGGGCCGTGTACGGCGAGGCCGAGACCCGGCTGCTCCCGGGTGACCTGCTCGTCCTGCACACCGACGGGCTGAACCGTGGCAGCGGTCCGGACGACGACGCGGGCACGCGACGACTGCTCGCGCTCGGTCGGCGGCTCATCGGGGCGCGGGACGCCCAGGAGGGTGTGCGCGCGGTGGTCGAGGAGTTCGGCGAGGAGCAGCGCGAGGACGACGCCTGTGTGATGGTGGTCCGGGTCGGACGCTGA
- a CDS encoding threonine synthase: MTSLALAQRSLADPSVRHPLWPPLTEGCPVTSTDEVAYPLDIDYAYDDVPADLFTRPAAHGLERWAPLLPPLAAPGLGEGNTPLVELPDGVWIKDESRNPTWSHKDRLNRVAVSAAVASGARGIVVSSSGNHGAAAAAYAARAGLRCAVFTSPDAPPAVASHLRAYGATVLTVPYTSVRPLMRRIVDELGFQNVSSVTDRGHTGHPFGPEGYKTLAYEIALDLGRAPAAVHLPTGYGELLFGVAKGFQELVRLGVTDSVPRMYATEPAAAGALTEALRTGAPVARVPVGPTTAYAIDCEFNSYRGVLAVRDSRGAARTVTDDQMRLARAELAAQGFWCETSSAAGLAGLRAHGPCENDGPVVCVVTSSGYKDIATARETYAPTAPEWPSIKAALTSLGAG; this comes from the coding sequence GTGACCTCGCTCGCCCTCGCCCAGCGTTCGCTCGCCGATCCGTCCGTGCGCCACCCGCTCTGGCCCCCGCTCACCGAGGGCTGCCCGGTCACCTCGACCGACGAGGTCGCGTACCCCCTCGACATCGACTACGCCTACGACGACGTCCCCGCCGACCTGTTCACCCGCCCCGCCGCCCACGGCCTCGAACGGTGGGCGCCGCTCCTCCCGCCGCTCGCCGCCCCCGGCCTCGGCGAGGGCAACACCCCGTTGGTCGAACTCCCCGACGGGGTCTGGATCAAGGACGAGTCCCGCAACCCGACCTGGAGCCACAAGGACCGGCTCAACCGGGTCGCCGTCAGCGCCGCCGTCGCCTCCGGGGCGCGTGGCATCGTCGTCTCCTCCTCCGGCAACCACGGCGCGGCCGCCGCCGCGTACGCGGCCCGTGCCGGACTGCGCTGCGCGGTGTTCACCTCCCCGGACGCCCCGCCCGCCGTCGCCTCTCACCTGCGCGCCTACGGGGCGACGGTGCTGACCGTCCCGTACACGTCGGTACGGCCCCTGATGAGGCGGATCGTCGACGAGCTCGGCTTCCAGAACGTCAGCAGTGTCACGGACCGCGGCCACACCGGACACCCGTTCGGACCCGAGGGCTACAAGACCCTCGCGTACGAGATCGCCCTCGACCTCGGACGCGCCCCGGCGGCGGTCCATCTGCCCACGGGTTACGGCGAGTTGCTCTTCGGAGTGGCCAAGGGCTTCCAGGAACTCGTGCGGCTCGGGGTCACCGACTCCGTCCCCCGGATGTACGCCACCGAGCCCGCCGCGGCCGGCGCCCTCACCGAGGCGCTCCGCACCGGTGCGCCCGTGGCCAGGGTTCCGGTGGGTCCGACGACGGCGTATGCCATCGACTGCGAGTTCAACAGCTACCGGGGCGTTCTCGCCGTCCGTGACAGCAGGGGAGCGGCCCGTACGGTGACGGATGATCAAATGAGGCTGGCACGCGCGGAGTTGGCGGCTCAGGGGTTCTGGTGCGAGACCTCGTCGGCCGCAGGTCTCGCCGGGCTGCGCGCCCACGGACCGTGCGAGAACGACGGTCCTGTGGTGTGCGTGGTCACCTCCAGCGGCTACAAGGACATCGCCACGGCGCGGGAGACGTACGCACCGACGGCTCCGGAGTGGCCGTCGATCAAGGCCGCCCTGACGTCCCTCGGGGCGGGGTAG
- a CDS encoding bestrophin-like domain gives MSLWLLNHFSTFTLAVVTVGGTVVLAVAGSVLLRRRYPSLARGEHNDMVGVTLGMFGAIYGIILAFVIVTLWTQLDSTQTIVASEATDTALIARDAAAFPPDVRADLDAALSGYVHAVVEDQWPRMRAGQPSYGATETHLRAAFGVLQAYEPRSPREEVFYEEAVSHLNDVAAQRRARLTMAEQELPPLLQALAFGGAFVLVPLTFLYGMRKLRIQLLFVASVAALIGFSLLLVFVLDRPFAGELSVSPAPYREGALAQYWTR, from the coding sequence ATGTCGCTCTGGCTGCTCAATCACTTCAGCACCTTCACCCTGGCCGTGGTCACCGTCGGCGGGACCGTCGTCCTCGCCGTGGCCGGCAGCGTGCTGCTCCGCCGTAGATACCCCTCGCTGGCCCGGGGGGAGCACAACGACATGGTCGGGGTGACGCTGGGGATGTTCGGTGCGATCTACGGGATCATCCTCGCCTTCGTCATCGTCACCCTCTGGACCCAGCTGGACAGCACGCAGACCATCGTCGCGAGCGAGGCCACCGACACCGCGCTCATCGCCCGCGACGCCGCCGCCTTCCCGCCGGACGTCCGCGCCGACCTCGACGCGGCCCTCAGCGGCTACGTCCACGCGGTCGTCGAGGACCAGTGGCCCCGGATGCGTGCCGGGCAGCCGAGCTACGGGGCCACGGAGACGCACCTCCGGGCCGCCTTCGGCGTCCTCCAGGCGTACGAACCGAGGTCCCCGCGCGAGGAGGTCTTCTACGAGGAGGCCGTGAGTCACCTCAACGACGTCGCCGCCCAGCGCCGGGCCCGCCTGACCATGGCCGAGCAGGAACTCCCGCCGCTGCTCCAGGCCCTGGCCTTCGGCGGCGCATTCGTCCTCGTCCCGCTCACCTTCCTCTACGGCATGCGCAAGCTCCGGATCCAGCTCCTCTTCGTCGCCTCGGTCGCCGCGCTCATCGGCTTCAGCCTCCTCCTGGTCTTCGTGCTCGACCGCCCCTTCGCCGGCGAACTCAGCGTGAGCCCGGCACCGTACCGAGAGGGAGCCCTCGCGCAGTACTGGACCCGGTGA
- a CDS encoding NADPH-dependent F420 reductase yields the protein MALMRIGILGTGHVGQALASAWARAGHDVVIGSRRPDDPELLAELKELTDSGLRVDSSAGAAAHAEVLVNATPGTASVALLHTIGAQALAGRIILDVGVGFLADGSLSHPDVSLGEEIQQAFPGSRVVKTLCTIDRKVMIAPDSLEGPGTVFLSGEDAEAKEAVRGLVADLGWSDDSVLDLGGIATARGQEHFALLFTGIARATGTYEFGIRVVLPTSGGSGLDH from the coding sequence ATGGCGCTCATGCGAATCGGAATTCTCGGCACAGGACATGTAGGACAGGCACTCGCGTCGGCGTGGGCGCGGGCCGGCCATGACGTGGTCATCGGATCGCGGCGGCCGGACGACCCGGAGCTCCTCGCGGAGCTGAAGGAACTCACCGACTCCGGATTACGGGTCGACAGCTCCGCGGGGGCCGCGGCGCACGCCGAGGTGCTGGTGAACGCCACCCCCGGCACGGCCTCCGTGGCGCTGCTGCACACGATCGGCGCCCAGGCGCTCGCCGGAAGGATCATCCTCGACGTAGGGGTCGGCTTCCTGGCGGACGGATCGCTCTCGCATCCGGACGTGAGCCTCGGCGAGGAGATCCAGCAGGCGTTCCCCGGGTCGCGGGTGGTGAAGACGCTCTGCACGATCGACCGGAAGGTGATGATCGCACCGGACTCCCTGGAGGGTCCCGGCACGGTGTTCCTCTCGGGCGAGGACGCGGAGGCGAAGGAGGCGGTACGCGGACTGGTCGCCGATCTCGGCTGGTCGGACGACTCCGTGCTCGACCTGGGCGGCATCGCGACGGCACGGGGCCAGGAGCACTTCGCCCTGCTGTTCACGGGAATCGCGCGAGCGACCGGCACCTACGAGTTCGGCATCCGGGTCGTCCTCCCCACCTCGGGCGGGAGCGGCCTCGACCACTAG
- a CDS encoding GNAT family N-acetyltransferase, whose amino-acid sequence MPTSPAPTPDPTAALAPVPAPSASLVTERLLLRPVRTADVPAVTRLWTDPEVRRHLGGPVTEQVVRIRQRRVVGAPGVHAVVRAADGVLLGLVTVEPGARDGETEVSYQFLPEHWGHGYAREAVAAVVEATLLDTPSVVALTQEANHRSRRLLEAVGMTHVSSFVEYDAHQVLYRRRR is encoded by the coding sequence ATGCCCACCTCTCCGGCTCCGACCCCGGACCCGACCGCCGCCCTGGCTCCGGTCCCGGCTCCCAGCGCCTCCCTCGTCACGGAGCGGCTCCTGTTGCGCCCCGTACGGACGGCCGACGTGCCGGCCGTCACCCGGCTGTGGACGGACCCCGAGGTCAGGCGCCATCTGGGCGGGCCGGTCACCGAGCAGGTCGTGAGAATCCGGCAGCGGCGAGTGGTCGGGGCGCCCGGCGTGCACGCCGTGGTGCGGGCCGCCGACGGGGTGCTGCTCGGGCTCGTGACGGTGGAGCCCGGGGCGCGGGACGGGGAGACGGAGGTCTCCTACCAGTTCCTGCCCGAGCACTGGGGGCACGGATACGCACGCGAGGCCGTCGCCGCCGTCGTCGAGGCCACGCTCCTCGACACCCCCAGCGTGGTCGCCCTCACCCAGGAGGCGAACCACCGCTCCCGACGGCTCCTGGAGGCCGTCGGCATGACCCACGTCTCCTCGTTCGTCGAGTACGACGCCCATCAGGTCCTCTACCGACGCCGCCGCTGA
- a CDS encoding YdeI/OmpD-associated family protein has translation MTVTKASELEAWLEGHHADRPGVWLRIAKKGKGGESLTIQEVLDCMLCFGWIDGQRKGGDGAYYFQKYTPRRARSLWSQVNVRKVAALTSAGRMREPGLAEVRAAQADGRWEAAYPSQAEATVPDDLAAALAADEGARVFYEGLGKTDQYLVIMRLWQARTEKGRAQRLERMMAKLAAGEKVR, from the coding sequence ATGACCGTCACGAAGGCCTCGGAGCTGGAGGCATGGCTGGAAGGCCACCACGCCGACCGGCCCGGGGTCTGGCTGAGGATCGCCAAGAAGGGCAAGGGGGGCGAGTCACTGACGATCCAGGAGGTCCTCGACTGCATGCTCTGCTTCGGCTGGATCGACGGGCAGCGCAAGGGCGGGGACGGGGCGTACTACTTCCAGAAGTACACGCCGCGGCGGGCGCGCAGCCTCTGGTCGCAGGTGAACGTGCGCAAGGTCGCGGCGCTCACCTCGGCGGGACGGATGCGCGAACCGGGCCTCGCCGAGGTACGGGCCGCACAGGCGGACGGCCGGTGGGAGGCCGCGTACCCGTCGCAGGCGGAGGCGACCGTCCCGGACGACCTGGCGGCGGCCCTGGCGGCCGACGAGGGGGCGCGGGTCTTCTACGAGGGCCTCGGGAAGACCGATCAGTACCTGGTGATCATGCGCCTGTGGCAGGCCCGCACCGAGAAGGGCCGGGCGCAGCGTCTTGAGCGGATGATGGCGAAGCTGGCGGCGGGCGAGAAGGTCCGGTGA
- a CDS encoding carbohydrate kinase family protein yields the protein MSFLVIGECVADIVPAPAGSGAADRVHPGGSPANVAYGLGRLGRDVTLLTQLADDPAGRLIEAHLTGAGVRVEVGDVPVRTPSAVVGLDARGQASYTFDIAWTLMGGAPAGPAPTHVHIGSIAAVTAPGAATVLAETERLRERATVSYDPNVRPELMGEHDEAVARVERCVALSDLVKASDEDLAWLYPDEEPHTVAARWLALGPAVVLVTRGAAGSLALTRHHTVAAEAPRVDVVDTVGAGDSFMSAVLDTLAGRGRDALRGLGAEYLAGLLRRAGTAAAVTVSRAGAQPPDRSELDAAGKEFAVRSGRVW from the coding sequence ATGTCCTTCCTGGTGATCGGCGAGTGCGTCGCCGACATCGTCCCCGCCCCGGCCGGCTCCGGCGCCGCCGACCGCGTCCACCCGGGTGGCAGCCCCGCCAACGTCGCCTACGGCCTGGGTCGACTCGGCCGGGACGTCACCCTGCTCACCCAGCTCGCCGACGACCCCGCCGGACGGCTCATCGAAGCCCACCTCACCGGCGCGGGCGTACGGGTGGAGGTCGGCGACGTGCCCGTACGCACCCCGTCGGCGGTGGTCGGTCTCGACGCGCGCGGCCAGGCCTCGTACACCTTCGACATCGCCTGGACGCTGATGGGCGGCGCGCCGGCCGGCCCGGCACCCACCCATGTGCACATCGGCTCGATCGCCGCCGTCACCGCACCCGGCGCGGCCACGGTCCTCGCCGAGACCGAGCGGCTGCGCGAGCGCGCCACCGTCAGCTACGACCCCAACGTGCGACCCGAACTGATGGGGGAGCACGACGAGGCCGTCGCCCGGGTCGAGCGCTGCGTCGCCCTCAGCGACCTGGTCAAGGCGAGCGACGAGGACCTGGCCTGGCTGTACCCGGACGAGGAGCCGCACACGGTCGCCGCCCGCTGGCTCGCCCTCGGCCCGGCCGTCGTCCTCGTCACCCGGGGCGCCGCAGGCTCGCTCGCCCTCACCCGGCACCACACGGTCGCCGCCGAGGCGCCCCGGGTCGACGTCGTCGACACCGTCGGCGCGGGCGACTCCTTCATGTCCGCCGTCCTCGACACGCTCGCCGGGCGGGGGCGGGACGCGCTGCGAGGGCTCGGCGCCGAGTACCTCGCGGGGCTTCTGCGGCGGGCGGGCACGGCGGCGGCCGTCACCGTCTCCCGGGCCGGCGCCCAGCCGCCCGACCGCTCGGAACTCGACGCGGCCGGGAAGGAGTTCGCCGTCAGGTCCGGGCGTGTGTGGTGA